The uncultured Desulfobulbus sp. genome window below encodes:
- a CDS encoding efflux RND transporter permease subunit, whose product MMGLSDIFIRRPVMTVLVMVSLLLSGLIGYKQLSVSDLPNVDFPTIVVTARLPGASPETMASTVATVLEKQFATIAGIDSLSSVSSTGTTSITLQFALERDIDAAAQDVQTALAQAARNLPDDMPSPPYFRKTNPAASPILYLSLSSPILPLSMLDQYGQVMSQRISMIEGVAQVTLRGSRKYAVRVQLDPHKLKALNLDPEEVSTAISNQNSNRAMGQLVGPQTNLTLQASGSLDRAEEYKNIVVGVRDSRPIRLAEIAAVIDSVEDDQGGAWLYTPQSVARAIFLAIDKQPGMNTIEVAQSIKGLIPELTNGLPGSIRLNLLRDGSTSIQESVEDIEFTLLLTLALVILVIFLFIRNLSATIIPSLSLPMSLIGTFGVMYLLDYSLNTMSLMALTLSLGFVVDDSIVVLENIVRHMEMGKSRVQAALDGAREVGFTIISMTLSLVAIFIPLLFLTGVMGRLFREFSVTIGVAVLISGVISLSLAPMLCSRFLPEKKQANHGALYRKTEAAYEWLAGLYGKSLQVVLRYRRLTMFISLLLLACTVYLFVVIPKGFIPAEDRSFLIASLKTDQGISYENLVQHMQQIGELARQNENVERFMLSSHRGGRLIIVLKPRSQRPLSADAVVAQLRAKLNTVPGVRTILVNPLPVTLGGRTSRSLYQLTLSGANTEQLYSAATELERLLTDVSGVVDVTSDLQIENPELYVDIDRSRADLLGVSPEKIESTLYTAFGNRSISTIYGSNDQYSVIIEFAKNFQRDARDLELIYLRSDSGHLVPLSTLATFRHRLSPLSINHTGQLPSVTLSFNLAGGYALSQVLEQIETASREVLPSGVTASFQGNARQFQSTQASQGWLLALAIVVIYIVLGMLYENFIHPLTILTALPFAGFGALITLMLFHVELSVYAFVGIIMLVGLVKKNGIMMIDFALSAQAEGQSPEDAIYQACVIRFRPIMMTTVSALMAAIPLAIGYGAGAESRQPLGLAVVGGLLFSQSLTLYVTPVFYLYMENLQQWVQRRKAVA is encoded by the coding sequence ATGATGGGCTTGTCCGATATTTTTATTCGCCGGCCGGTTATGACTGTGCTGGTGATGGTCTCACTTCTGCTTTCTGGACTCATTGGCTACAAGCAACTTTCGGTTTCCGATCTGCCCAATGTTGACTTTCCCACCATAGTTGTCACCGCTCGCTTACCTGGAGCAAGTCCGGAGACCATGGCGTCGACCGTGGCCACAGTACTGGAAAAACAGTTTGCGACCATTGCCGGGATCGACTCCTTGAGCTCTGTCAGTTCCACGGGCACCACCAGTATTACCCTCCAATTTGCCTTGGAACGTGATATCGATGCAGCAGCCCAGGATGTGCAGACGGCTCTTGCCCAGGCAGCACGCAACCTGCCCGATGACATGCCCTCCCCCCCCTATTTTCGAAAAACCAATCCGGCTGCTTCTCCCATTCTTTACCTGTCGCTTTCCAGCCCGATACTTCCCCTTTCCATGCTTGATCAGTATGGGCAGGTCATGAGCCAACGCATTTCCATGATCGAAGGGGTGGCTCAGGTCACTTTACGCGGTTCTCGAAAATATGCGGTCCGTGTTCAGCTTGATCCCCATAAACTCAAAGCCCTGAACCTCGATCCTGAAGAGGTTTCCACTGCTATCAGCAACCAAAACAGTAATCGGGCCATGGGACAGCTGGTCGGGCCACAGACAAACCTGACACTGCAGGCAAGCGGTTCTTTGGACCGGGCTGAGGAATATAAAAATATTGTTGTCGGGGTGCGAGACTCTCGCCCCATTCGTCTCGCCGAGATCGCCGCAGTGATTGACTCGGTGGAGGATGATCAGGGAGGAGCCTGGCTCTATACCCCACAAAGTGTTGCTCGCGCCATCTTTCTGGCCATTGATAAACAGCCGGGAATGAACACCATCGAGGTGGCCCAATCCATTAAAGGTCTCATCCCCGAACTGACCAACGGCCTTCCTGGTTCCATTCGTCTGAATCTACTCCGCGATGGCAGCACCTCCATCCAGGAATCTGTTGAGGACATTGAATTCACTCTACTTTTGACCCTTGCTCTGGTTATCCTCGTCATTTTTCTCTTTATCCGCAACCTGAGCGCAACCATTATTCCCAGCCTCTCTTTGCCGATGTCGCTCATTGGTACCTTTGGCGTCATGTACCTGCTGGATTACAGTCTCAACACCATGTCGCTGATGGCGCTGACCCTGTCACTTGGTTTTGTGGTCGACGACTCCATCGTGGTCCTGGAAAATATTGTCCGCCACATGGAAATGGGAAAATCTCGGGTTCAGGCAGCCCTTGATGGTGCACGCGAGGTGGGCTTTACCATCATCTCCATGACCCTTTCCCTGGTGGCAATATTTATTCCGCTGCTCTTTCTCACCGGAGTCATGGGGCGACTGTTTCGTGAATTTTCCGTGACTATTGGTGTGGCGGTCTTAATTAGCGGAGTCATCAGCCTGAGCTTGGCCCCCATGCTCTGCAGTCGTTTTCTCCCCGAAAAAAAACAGGCAAACCACGGAGCCTTATACAGAAAAACGGAAGCCGCCTACGAGTGGCTGGCAGGGCTCTATGGAAAAAGTTTACAGGTTGTTTTGCGCTACCGCAGGCTGACCATGTTCATTTCTCTGCTGCTCCTCGCCTGCACTGTTTATCTCTTTGTGGTCATCCCCAAAGGATTTATTCCAGCAGAAGATCGATCATTCCTTATTGCCTCCTTGAAAACAGACCAGGGCATCTCGTATGAGAACCTGGTGCAGCATATGCAGCAAATTGGCGAATTGGCACGGCAAAATGAAAATGTTGAACGGTTTATGCTGAGTTCCCATCGCGGTGGCCGCTTGATTATTGTCCTGAAGCCACGATCGCAACGGCCCTTAAGCGCTGATGCGGTGGTTGCGCAGCTGCGCGCCAAACTCAACACTGTCCCGGGGGTACGAACTATTCTGGTCAACCCGCTGCCCGTTACGCTTGGCGGCCGCACCTCACGCAGCCTCTACCAGCTCACCCTGAGCGGTGCCAACACTGAACAACTCTATTCTGCAGCCACAGAGCTTGAAAGGTTACTGACCGACGTCAGCGGGGTTGTCGACGTGACAAGCGATTTACAGATAGAAAATCCAGAATTATATGTGGATATCGATCGTTCGCGAGCCGATCTTTTGGGCGTGAGTCCTGAGAAGATTGAGAGTACGCTCTACACAGCCTTTGGCAATCGTTCCATCTCCACCATCTATGGCAGTAACGACCAGTATTCAGTTATTATCGAGTTTGCTAAAAATTTTCAGCGTGATGCACGCGACCTCGAGCTGATCTATCTTCGTTCCGACTCAGGTCATCTGGTTCCGCTCTCTACCCTGGCAACATTTCGCCATAGGCTTAGTCCTCTCTCCATCAACCACACAGGTCAACTCCCTTCGGTCACGCTCTCCTTTAATCTCGCTGGCGGCTACGCCTTGAGCCAGGTACTTGAACAGATAGAGACCGCAAGCCGAGAGGTTCTTCCCTCAGGAGTAACCGCCTCCTTTCAGGGAAATGCTAGGCAGTTCCAGTCCACCCAGGCAAGCCAGGGTTGGCTGTTGGCCCTGGCCATTGTGGTGATCTATATTGTCCTTGGCATGCTGTATGAGAATTTCATTCATCCTCTGACCATCCTCACCGCCCTGCCTTTTGCAGGCTTTGGCGCCCTGATCACCCTTATGCTGTTTCACGTCGAGCTCTCAGTCTACGCTTTTGTGGGTATTATTATGCTGGTTGGCCTGGTGAAGAAAAATGGCATTATGATGATAGATTTTGCGCTGAGTGCGCAGGCAGAAGGGCAATCACCAGAAGACGCAATTTATCAGGCCTGCGTCATTCGTTTTCGCCCTATCATGATGACAACGGTTTCAGCCCTGATGGCTGCCATTCCTCTAGCCATTGGTTATGGAGCTGGTGCGGAGTCACGTCAGCCCTTGGGGCTTGCGGTGGTCGGTGGTTTGCTCTTCTCACAAAGTCTGACCCTGTATGTCACACCGGTATTTTATCTGTATATGGAAAATTTACAGCAATGGGTGCAAAGAAGAAAGGCCGTGGCCTGA
- a CDS encoding ATP-binding protein yields MNSQEDYLATLHAKLMAQSKTIQVLMDTVEQQYAGGGSAMELLTQNLALERVVQRKTEHLRQQGDALQKALKELQVTQSQLIHANKLESVGQLAAGIAHEINTPTQFIGSNIDYLGEAFEGMQRIIHLLCRQLERTEGETISLSKSMVNGLLAEVDWEYLEEETPAAIKQSKEGIKRIASIVMAMKEFSHPNSKEKAKNDINKLIETTVIVTSNEWKYVADVQTDLDPDLPLVSSLADELGQVLLNILVNAVHAIEAKVKEDKEAEKGVIAISTRTQGENVEICIRDTGVGIPEDIISRVFDPFFTTKTVGQGTGQGLAIAHDVVSKKHGGTLRVESTQGEGSTFIINLPIEAQIDQPTDTITS; encoded by the coding sequence ATGAATTCGCAGGAAGATTATCTGGCTACCTTGCATGCCAAGCTCATGGCCCAGTCCAAAACGATACAGGTTTTGATGGATACCGTTGAGCAGCAATACGCTGGTGGCGGGTCTGCCATGGAACTGCTCACCCAGAACCTGGCTTTAGAACGTGTTGTTCAACGCAAAACCGAGCATCTGCGACAGCAGGGCGATGCCTTACAAAAGGCACTCAAGGAGCTGCAGGTCACCCAATCACAACTGATTCATGCCAACAAACTGGAGTCGGTGGGACAACTTGCCGCTGGTATTGCCCATGAAATCAATACACCTACGCAGTTTATAGGCTCGAATATAGATTACCTCGGGGAAGCCTTTGAGGGCATGCAGCGTATCATTCATCTGCTCTGCCGGCAGTTGGAGCGAACCGAGGGAGAGACCATTTCATTGAGTAAATCCATGGTCAACGGCTTGCTGGCCGAGGTCGATTGGGAATATCTGGAAGAAGAAACACCGGCTGCTATCAAACAGAGCAAGGAAGGAATCAAGCGTATCGCTTCCATTGTCATGGCTATGAAAGAATTTAGTCATCCAAACAGTAAAGAAAAGGCCAAGAACGATATCAACAAACTCATTGAGACCACTGTTATTGTGACCTCCAATGAGTGGAAATACGTTGCGGACGTGCAAACGGATCTGGATCCGGATTTACCCCTGGTCTCCAGTCTCGCCGATGAACTCGGACAGGTGTTGCTCAATATACTGGTCAATGCGGTTCATGCCATTGAAGCCAAAGTGAAAGAAGACAAAGAAGCAGAGAAAGGGGTTATTGCCATCTCCACCCGTACCCAGGGGGAAAATGTGGAAATATGTATCCGTGATACCGGTGTAGGTATCCCAGAGGATATCATTAGTCGCGTATTTGATCCCTTTTTCACCACCAAAACGGTTGGCCAGGGGACGGGCCAGGGGTTGGCCATCGCCCATGACGTTGTCAGCAAGAAACACGGGGGAACCCTGCGAGTGGAAAGTACCCAGGGAGAGGGCTCGACCTTCATTATAAACCTGCCCATTGAGGCACAAATTGATCAGCCGACGGATACAATCACATCATAA